Proteins encoded within one genomic window of Phycisphaerales bacterium:
- a CDS encoding RusA family crossover junction endodeoxyribonuclease produces MEALNEQVFLLPFPPSVNHYWRMVSTRHGCRMLISREGRAYRETVVSALASAGARAQDGRLDVSIIAAPPDRRRRDLDNLLKCTLDSLAHGGAYHDDSQIDHLEIWRGGVVPGGQIAIRIRIISGAHP; encoded by the coding sequence GTGGAAGCGTTGAACGAACAGGTCTTCCTGCTGCCCTTCCCGCCGAGCGTCAATCACTACTGGCGCATGGTGAGCACGAGGCATGGATGTCGCATGCTCATCAGCCGCGAGGGTCGGGCCTACCGCGAAACGGTGGTCTCGGCTCTCGCGTCGGCGGGCGCCCGGGCGCAGGACGGTCGTCTTGACGTCTCGATCATCGCGGCTCCACCTGATCGTCGCCGAAGGGATCTCGACAATTTACTCAAATGCACCCTTGATTCGCTCGCGCATGGTGGCGCGTACCACGACGATTCGCAGATCGATCACCTCGAGATCTGGCGCGGCGGCGTCGTGCCCGGGGGCCAGATCGCGATCCGCATTCGCATCATCTCAGGAGCTCATCCATGA
- a CDS encoding recombinase family protein, translating to MNVVVWARVSSREQREGYSIDAQLRATREKAKREGWHVAREFDVAESARRGAERLAFNDMVKWVRANARREKITAILSHKLDRVCRNMRDAVRLQELEDSCGVQLAFVENQFGPGAAGALSFNVMAAVAQYYSDNLRSEVLKGMDEKVRQGWPTGGAPYGYINVQDNHEEPVQPHPEKSRTIIRIFELYAYGDMTFQSLADALEREGHIYRPSQPRFTRTALSYVLNNRFYIGELLRNGQTFTGRYQRLITRELFEACQDILHGKNRRTGKPQIPLSGGLMRCAHCGFAITGERIKRKLKNGSVNEHLYYRCGNNHPDPGHPRVRWRAEDVESAITDELATLRIEPAEVRDLFRKTLAAAFEDISSQQRRQSAALSKRHSELAGMQDRLLNAYLAGTIAEGQYRDKAEELRSELAGVTEARERVGRIDAGAIELAFAVFDWCQNADEHWRRSNSAVRRRILDSVSLNRTLSDANLYLTKRKPFDLLIEGRESERSRGSAI from the coding sequence ATGAACGTGGTCGTCTGGGCACGCGTCTCCTCGCGCGAGCAGCGCGAGGGGTATTCCATCGACGCGCAGCTTCGGGCGACGCGCGAGAAAGCCAAACGAGAGGGTTGGCACGTCGCTCGGGAGTTCGATGTGGCCGAATCGGCGCGGCGCGGGGCGGAACGCCTCGCCTTCAATGACATGGTCAAGTGGGTTCGCGCCAACGCCAGGCGCGAAAAGATCACCGCCATTCTGAGCCACAAACTCGACCGCGTCTGCCGCAACATGCGCGACGCCGTACGGCTTCAGGAACTCGAAGACTCTTGCGGCGTGCAGCTCGCCTTCGTCGAGAACCAGTTCGGCCCCGGCGCAGCCGGCGCCTTGTCGTTCAACGTGATGGCGGCGGTGGCGCAGTACTACAGCGACAACCTGCGCTCCGAAGTGCTCAAGGGCATGGACGAGAAGGTGCGCCAGGGCTGGCCCACCGGCGGGGCGCCGTACGGCTACATCAATGTTCAGGACAATCACGAGGAGCCGGTGCAGCCGCACCCGGAGAAGTCGAGGACGATCATCCGAATCTTCGAGCTCTACGCATACGGCGACATGACCTTCCAATCCCTCGCCGACGCCCTCGAGCGCGAGGGGCACATCTATCGCCCGAGCCAGCCGCGGTTCACCCGCACGGCACTCTCGTACGTCCTGAACAACCGGTTTTACATCGGTGAACTGCTCCGCAACGGCCAGACGTTCACGGGCCGATACCAGCGTCTCATCACGCGGGAACTCTTCGAAGCGTGTCAGGACATCCTCCACGGGAAGAACCGTCGCACCGGAAAACCGCAGATTCCGCTCTCCGGCGGGTTGATGCGGTGCGCCCATTGCGGGTTCGCCATCACGGGCGAGCGCATCAAGCGCAAGCTGAAGAACGGCTCGGTCAACGAGCATCTCTACTACCGGTGCGGCAACAATCACCCGGATCCGGGTCACCCGCGAGTCCGCTGGCGTGCTGAAGACGTCGAGAGCGCCATCACCGACGAACTGGCGACGCTGCGAATCGAGCCGGCGGAAGTGCGCGACCTGTTTCGCAAGACGCTGGCCGCCGCCTTCGAGGACATCTCGTCGCAGCAACGCCGGCAGTCGGCGGCACTCTCCAAACGGCACTCAGAACTGGCCGGGATGCAGGACCGGCTGCTAAATGCCTACCTCGCAGGCACGATTGCGGAGGGTCAGTACAGGGACAAGGCTGAGGAGCTGCGGTCCGAGTTGGCCGGGGTCACTGAGGCGCGCGAACGCGTTGGACGGATCGACGCCGGGGCCATCGAGCTGGCGTTTGCGGTTTTCGACTGGTGCCAGAATGCCGACGAGCACTGGCGGCGTTCAAACTCGGCGGTCCGGCGACGGATTCTGGATTCCGTGAGTTTGAACCGGACGCTGAGCGACGCAAACCTCTATCTCACAAAGAGAAAGCCCTTCGACCTCTTGATCGAAGGGCGTGAATCGGAGAGAAGTCGGGGTTCGGCCATTTGA
- a CDS encoding sigma-70 family RNA polymerase sigma factor, protein MSSNEYRGLMDEWQMRLIDARARRMGLDNHSRDDIAQQIAIETAKFKSDPVRSREAVQPDAVLATIVNRQVRSAARRCARDRERLEQVRRCAGQPTEYESKHEMEIDVRSAVAQLSPREQRVCAMLSEGESIASIARELECGWHTVERLIADIRQRFENMGLDGWLGD, encoded by the coding sequence ATGAGCAGCAACGAGTATCGCGGTCTCATGGACGAGTGGCAGATGCGGCTGATTGATGCGCGAGCGCGGCGCATGGGACTGGACAATCACAGCCGCGACGACATCGCGCAGCAGATCGCCATCGAGACGGCCAAGTTCAAATCGGACCCGGTGCGGTCCCGCGAAGCGGTGCAGCCCGACGCGGTGCTCGCGACCATCGTGAATCGCCAGGTGCGATCGGCAGCGCGCCGCTGTGCCCGCGATCGCGAGCGCCTCGAGCAGGTGCGCCGATGCGCGGGCCAGCCCACGGAGTACGAGTCCAAGCATGAAATGGAAATCGATGTGCGAAGCGCCGTGGCGCAGCTGTCGCCGCGAGAACAGCGAGTCTGCGCCATGCTCTCCGAGGGCGAATCGATCGCCAGCATCGCCAGGGAGCTCGAGTGCGGCTGGCACACGGTGGAGCGCCTCATCGCCGACATTCGCCAGCGCTTCGAGAACATGGGCCTTGATGGTTGGCTGGGGGACTGA
- a CDS encoding DUF4406 domain-containing protein — MPEHNFPAFFAAEERLRQAGFEPLNPARNFDGETDRERAEYMRADMELLLRCDGLLMLPGWEESRGAKLEYMIAWELGLPILDIATLAEIRQPPTPWVQLHTLGIAEPAAAPESVLAEAARVTSGERQKDYGHPRDDFSRTAVMWNGLLASKLRSPITAMDVPLCMIAVKLAREAHRHKRDNLVDIAGYARTGAMVAGDE; from the coding sequence ATGCCCGAGCACAACTTCCCTGCGTTCTTCGCGGCCGAGGAGCGCTTGAGGCAAGCGGGCTTCGAGCCTCTCAATCCGGCCCGCAACTTCGACGGCGAGACCGATCGTGAACGCGCCGAGTACATGCGCGCCGACATGGAACTCCTGCTGCGCTGCGACGGCCTGTTGATGCTACCGGGCTGGGAGGAATCGCGGGGGGCCAAGCTCGAGTACATGATCGCCTGGGAACTGGGCCTGCCGATTCTCGACATCGCGACACTGGCCGAGATCCGCCAGCCGCCCACGCCGTGGGTGCAGCTGCACACACTGGGCATCGCGGAACCTGCGGCGGCTCCCGAGTCCGTCCTCGCCGAGGCGGCGCGGGTCACCAGCGGTGAGCGGCAGAAGGACTACGGCCATCCCCGTGACGACTTCTCGCGGACCGCGGTGATGTGGAATGGCCTGCTGGCGTCGAAACTTCGCAGCCCGATCACCGCGATGGACGTGCCGCTGTGCATGATCGCCGTCAAGCTCGCGCGGGAAGCCCACCGTCACAAGCGCGACAACCTCGTCGACATTGCCGGCTACGCGCGCACGGGCGCCATGGTCGCAGGAGATGAGTGA
- a CDS encoding DUF669 domain-containing protein: MAQLNGFDAHEVEPNQTFDVLPAGKYLAIITASEMKATKAGTGEFLELQLEVVEGPYKGRKLWDRLTLKHENALTVQIAKGTLSSICRAVGVMRPRDSAELHGIPLLAKVKVKQRSDTGESVNEIAGYERKAPAAPSPVPSTSSTPPWKR; encoded by the coding sequence ATGGCGCAGCTGAATGGGTTCGACGCGCACGAAGTCGAGCCGAACCAAACGTTCGATGTTCTTCCTGCCGGCAAGTATCTGGCGATCATCACCGCCAGCGAAATGAAAGCGACCAAGGCCGGCACGGGCGAGTTCCTTGAGCTGCAACTTGAAGTGGTCGAAGGGCCGTACAAGGGGCGCAAGCTCTGGGATCGACTTACGTTGAAACACGAAAACGCGCTCACGGTACAGATCGCCAAGGGCACCCTTTCCTCAATCTGTCGCGCCGTGGGGGTGATGCGACCCCGCGATTCGGCCGAGTTGCACGGCATCCCATTGCTCGCCAAGGTGAAGGTCAAGCAGCGGTCCGATACCGGTGAATCTGTCAACGAGATTGCCGGTTACGAGAGGAAAGCCCCGGCCGCTCCCTCGCCGGTGCCGTCGACGAGTAGCACGCCGCCGTGGAAGCGTTGA
- a CDS encoding PD-(D/E)XK nuclease-like domain-containing protein: MPNQSILNALIHEPAEAYHARSAEHVTAHRLADFRRCPLLFRKKEQGLVPDRDSAAYLVGRAAHVLILEGRQRYEAQFAVGGPVNPRTGQPFGSNTKAFADWAERIGKPVLTDDQAALIEQMAASVREHLFARELLADGAAEGVLRGEYAEHRCQSRLDWVNPKPGRGIVDLKTTDSLDSFESDIAAFGYVEQMAFYRAMFEVIVKATLPVHLLAVEKREPYRCGVWQIAPQALDEAQAENETAMRELTRCCETGIWPTRFESIRLYEAISPSSSGRASRTSSTPPPGAGSPASSQYKTSQL, translated from the coding sequence ATGCCGAATCAATCCATCCTCAATGCGCTGATCCACGAGCCCGCGGAGGCGTACCACGCCCGCAGCGCCGAGCACGTGACGGCGCACCGGCTCGCTGACTTTCGACGCTGCCCGCTGCTCTTTCGCAAGAAGGAGCAGGGCCTTGTCCCGGATCGGGACTCAGCGGCATATCTCGTCGGACGCGCCGCGCATGTGCTGATACTCGAGGGGCGACAGCGGTACGAAGCCCAGTTCGCCGTCGGCGGGCCGGTGAATCCGCGTACGGGTCAGCCCTTTGGCTCCAACACGAAGGCGTTTGCCGACTGGGCGGAACGCATCGGCAAGCCGGTACTCACGGATGATCAGGCGGCGCTGATCGAGCAGATGGCGGCGAGCGTGCGGGAGCACCTGTTCGCACGAGAGCTTCTCGCCGATGGCGCTGCCGAGGGTGTGCTGCGCGGCGAATACGCCGAACACCGATGCCAATCCCGGCTCGACTGGGTCAACCCCAAGCCGGGGCGAGGTATTGTCGATCTGAAAACCACCGATTCACTCGACTCCTTCGAATCGGATATCGCGGCCTTCGGCTACGTCGAGCAGATGGCGTTCTATCGCGCCATGTTCGAGGTAATCGTCAAGGCCACACTCCCGGTTCATCTGCTTGCCGTCGAAAAGCGTGAGCCGTACCGATGCGGCGTCTGGCAAATCGCGCCGCAGGCGCTCGACGAAGCGCAAGCCGAGAACGAAACCGCGATGCGGGAACTGACGCGCTGCTGCGAGACAGGGATCTGGCCCACGCGGTTCGAATCAATCCGTCTCTACGAAGCCATCAGCCCATCCTCGAGCGGGCGAGCCTCGCGCACCTCATCGACTCCCCCGCCCGGCGCAGGCTCGCCCGCTTCTTCTCAATACAAGACCAGCCAGCTCTGA
- a CDS encoding AAA family ATPase: MTALSTIQRGRAQLPRRVLLYGVQGVGKAQPLDAKVLTPNGYVRMGDIEIGNVVIGSDGRSHRVLGVYPQGEKDVFRVTFRDGSTTLCCDDHLWFTQTFCERRMGLAGAVRPLRDIRRTLRYGTHFNHAVPCVRPVEFEVLGDRLPIEPWLLGMYLGDGSSSGSSVLITNQESDVQAKIKDTLDRADAGVYTSTAATAMRIRSKRNGRPSILKSALRELGLDGLESQDKFIPSIYLHARVEDRLALLQGLLDSDGFVTKPGAVEFCTVSSHMAEDVCFLIRSLGGSAKKIIKPNPTFTYQGQKRTGQTAYRIFASFRADLVPVSSEKHLAKWSEPRWAIGHTIRSVEPAGRMPCQCIRIDAPDSLYVTDDFIVTHNTTFGAMAEKPIFIQTEEGANDLEVDRFPLATKYADVMNALSALYSEDHDYQTVVIDSLDWLERLIWAEVCAKRGVESIEDVGYGKGYIFALTQWREIVSGLDALRNERGMQIILIAHSQIEKFANPETDPYDRYVPRLQKQASALLSEWCDELLFACHKVFTKTTDQGFNRKRVQGVGTGERIIRTTERPAHAAKNRLNLPDEFPLDYRIYAAFVRGETPQIDGQEPTEQGAG; the protein is encoded by the coding sequence ATGACCGCGCTCAGCACGATCCAACGGGGACGAGCCCAACTCCCGCGCCGCGTGCTCCTATACGGGGTGCAAGGTGTGGGCAAAGCCCAGCCGCTGGATGCGAAGGTCTTGACGCCCAACGGCTATGTCAGGATGGGCGACATTGAGATCGGCAATGTCGTGATCGGCTCGGATGGCAGGAGTCATCGTGTTCTTGGGGTCTATCCCCAAGGGGAGAAGGATGTCTTTCGCGTCACCTTCCGCGACGGCTCCACGACGCTCTGCTGCGATGACCACCTCTGGTTCACCCAGACCTTCTGCGAGCGGAGGATGGGTCTGGCGGGGGCGGTTCGCCCCCTGCGGGACATCCGGCGGACCCTCCGCTATGGCACGCATTTCAATCACGCTGTCCCGTGCGTGCGGCCCGTGGAGTTCGAGGTTCTCGGCGATCGGCTGCCCATCGAGCCCTGGCTCCTTGGAATGTACCTCGGAGACGGATCTTCGTCTGGAAGCAGTGTCCTCATCACGAACCAGGAATCGGATGTTCAGGCGAAGATCAAGGACACGCTCGATCGTGCGGATGCAGGCGTGTATACGAGCACCGCCGCGACCGCCATGCGCATCAGGAGCAAGCGCAACGGCCGGCCATCGATCCTCAAGTCCGCCCTGAGAGAGTTGGGTCTCGACGGGCTCGAGTCGCAGGACAAGTTCATTCCGAGCATCTACCTGCACGCGAGGGTTGAAGACCGGCTCGCGCTCCTGCAGGGCCTTCTCGACAGCGATGGGTTCGTGACCAAGCCTGGCGCGGTGGAATTCTGCACAGTCAGCTCGCACATGGCGGAGGATGTCTGCTTCCTCATCCGCAGCCTGGGCGGCTCGGCGAAAAAGATCATCAAGCCCAATCCCACCTTCACGTATCAGGGCCAGAAGCGAACCGGTCAGACCGCCTATCGCATCTTCGCCTCGTTCCGAGCCGACCTGGTCCCGGTCTCCTCCGAAAAGCACCTGGCGAAGTGGTCGGAGCCCCGCTGGGCGATCGGCCACACGATCCGCAGCGTGGAGCCGGCGGGACGAATGCCCTGCCAGTGCATCCGCATCGATGCCCCCGATTCGCTCTACGTCACGGATGATTTCATCGTCACGCACAACACCACCTTCGGTGCGATGGCGGAAAAGCCCATCTTCATCCAGACCGAGGAGGGCGCGAACGATCTCGAAGTCGATCGCTTCCCGCTGGCGACCAAGTACGCCGACGTCATGAATGCGCTGTCGGCGCTGTACTCCGAGGATCATGACTACCAGACGGTCGTCATCGATTCACTCGATTGGCTCGAGCGCCTCATCTGGGCCGAAGTCTGCGCCAAACGCGGCGTCGAGTCGATCGAAGATGTCGGGTACGGCAAGGGCTACATCTTTGCGCTGACTCAGTGGCGTGAGATCGTTTCCGGCCTGGATGCGCTTCGAAACGAGCGTGGGATGCAGATCATCCTGATCGCGCACTCCCAGATCGAGAAGTTCGCCAATCCCGAGACCGACCCCTACGACCGCTACGTGCCTCGTCTCCAGAAGCAGGCGTCGGCGCTGCTCTCCGAGTGGTGCGACGAGCTGCTATTCGCGTGTCACAAGGTCTTCACCAAGACCACCGACCAGGGATTCAACCGCAAGCGCGTGCAGGGTGTCGGCACCGGCGAGCGGATCATCCGCACCACCGAGCGCCCGGCGCACGCGGCGAAGAACCGTTTGAACCTGCCCGACGAGTTCCCGCTCGACTACCGCATCTATGCGGCATTCGTGCGAGGGGAAACCCCGCAAATCGACGGACAAGAGCCTACTGAACAAGGAGCCGGATAA